A window of the Sphaerobacter thermophilus DSM 20745 genome harbors these coding sequences:
- the nuoK gene encoding NADH-quinone oxidoreductase subunit NuoK produces MSELTSSHFLVLSAALFIIGMMGVLTRRNVLVIFMCVELMFNAVNVSFIGFAWEQNSLVGQTFALFIIAVAAAEAVVGLGIIMALSRRLDTVDIDKVRELRE; encoded by the coding sequence ATGAGTGAGTTGACCTCCAGCCATTTTCTTGTGCTCAGCGCGGCCCTCTTCATCATCGGGATGATGGGCGTGCTGACGCGCCGCAACGTGCTCGTCATCTTCATGTGCGTCGAGCTGATGTTCAACGCCGTGAACGTCAGCTTCATCGGCTTCGCCTGGGAGCAGAACTCGCTGGTGGGTCAGACCTTCGCCCTGTTCATCATCGCGGTCGCCGCGGCTGAGGCGGTGGTCGGCCTGGGCATCATCATGGCGCTGTCCCGGCGCCTCGACACGGTGGACATCGACAAGGTCCGCGAGCTGCGGGAGTAG
- the nuoH gene encoding NADH-quinone oxidoreductase subunit NuoH encodes MNWSAFISSYIFAFIVLNVMLGLMAYMTYIERKVMAAMQDRVGPNRTGPFGLLQPIADGVKLLAKEDIVPKNADRLVFLIAPLISFVLAPLSAAVIPFGGTITVFGYDVNLYVADINVAVLYVLALGGMGVYGIILGGYASGSRYSLLGALRSAAQVVSYELVLGLSLVGIFILSGSLSLVEILNAQQQPLTLFGGAIQIPNWYILSQPLGFVLFLIAAVAETNRAPFDLPEAETELIGGFHTEYSGFRFSFFFLAEYINMIVVSFMAATLFLGGIDGPIADGVWWLAAKAALFLLFYIWLRTTLPRFRYDQLMGLAWKVLLPLAVINVALTGLIRLWGLGLL; translated from the coding sequence ATGAACTGGTCTGCGTTCATCAGCAGCTACATCTTCGCGTTCATCGTGCTCAACGTCATGCTGGGCTTGATGGCCTACATGACGTACATCGAGCGCAAGGTGATGGCCGCGATGCAGGACCGGGTCGGGCCGAACCGCACCGGTCCCTTCGGCCTGCTCCAGCCCATCGCCGACGGGGTCAAGCTCCTGGCCAAAGAGGACATCGTCCCCAAGAACGCGGACCGGCTGGTCTTCCTGATCGCCCCGTTGATCTCCTTCGTGCTGGCTCCCCTGTCCGCCGCGGTCATCCCCTTCGGCGGCACGATCACCGTCTTCGGCTACGACGTCAATCTCTACGTGGCGGACATCAACGTCGCCGTCCTCTACGTGCTGGCGTTGGGCGGCATGGGGGTCTACGGCATCATCCTGGGCGGCTACGCCTCCGGCAGCCGCTACTCGCTGCTGGGGGCGCTGCGCTCTGCGGCCCAGGTGGTGAGCTACGAACTCGTGCTCGGCCTGTCGCTGGTGGGGATCTTCATCCTGTCGGGCTCGCTCAGCCTCGTGGAAATCCTCAACGCCCAGCAGCAGCCGCTGACCCTGTTCGGGGGCGCGATCCAGATTCCCAACTGGTACATCCTGAGCCAGCCGCTCGGCTTCGTGCTCTTCCTGATCGCGGCCGTGGCCGAAACCAACCGCGCGCCGTTTGACCTGCCCGAGGCCGAGACCGAGTTGATCGGCGGCTTCCATACCGAGTACTCGGGCTTCCGCTTCTCCTTCTTCTTCCTGGCCGAGTACATCAACATGATCGTCGTGTCGTTCATGGCGGCGACGCTCTTCCTCGGCGGTATCGATGGACCGATCGCGGACGGCGTCTGGTGGCTGGCGGCCAAGGCCGCGCTGTTCCTCCTGTTCTACATCTGGCTGCGCACCACCCTGCCGCGCTTCCGGTACGACCAGTTGATGGGCCTGGCGTGGAAAGTTCTGCTGCCGCTGGCCGTGATCAACGTCGCGCTGACCGGGTTGATTCGACTTTGGGGGTTAGGTCTACTCTAG
- a CDS encoding NADH-quinone oxidoreductase subunit N, with translation MPVVELVRPEWGLIVPELILLGTIVVVLAGDLILPRRQHSALTWVALAGLALSLLSNLTIDWDAGQSTFNGMFKADYFSLFINIVVGLAGILSVMISSSYVEGAEEPGGLPLPEYLALLLFSILGTMLVGAAGDLLMIFLGIEMGSLAVYALTGFARRRTTSLEGALKYFLLGAFATAILIYGMAWTYGATGTTALDEIAARLRPVITGEGGIEASLLLALLLLAIGLGFKIAAVPFHMWTPDAYQGAPTPVSGYMSVVPKVAGFAAMARVLVQALGPLSDSWLTLIAILALATMVYGNVVAIAQRDVKRMLGYSSIGHTGYILVGLAAYSGMSADDRSVSSVLFYLFSYAFMNIGAFGVVTWLQARGLGVTLDDFRGLAARSPLAALAMTVFMLSLMGLPPLLGFYAKYYVILAAVQVGLIWLAVAVVVMSAVSAFFYLRVVAVMYFNEPVGDWKTQRTPLLGTGLALMAIGTLVFGLLSSPLLDLAQKWVQAFGVA, from the coding sequence GTGCCAGTCGTCGAACTCGTACGGCCGGAGTGGGGTCTGATCGTCCCCGAGCTGATCCTGCTGGGCACGATCGTGGTCGTGCTCGCCGGGGACCTCATCCTGCCGCGCCGGCAGCATAGCGCGTTGACCTGGGTGGCGCTGGCCGGCCTCGCGCTCTCGCTCCTGTCGAACCTCACGATCGACTGGGACGCCGGGCAGTCCACCTTCAACGGCATGTTCAAGGCCGACTACTTCAGCCTCTTCATCAACATCGTCGTCGGCCTCGCCGGTATTCTCTCGGTCATGATCTCATCGTCCTACGTGGAGGGGGCAGAGGAGCCGGGCGGCCTGCCGCTGCCGGAGTACCTGGCGCTGCTCCTCTTCTCGATCCTGGGCACGATGCTGGTCGGCGCGGCCGGTGACCTGCTCATGATCTTCCTCGGCATCGAGATGGGGTCGCTCGCCGTCTACGCGCTGACCGGGTTCGCCCGGCGGCGCACCACCTCGCTTGAGGGCGCCCTGAAGTACTTCCTGCTCGGCGCCTTCGCCACGGCGATCCTGATCTACGGCATGGCCTGGACCTACGGCGCCACCGGCACCACGGCGCTGGACGAGATCGCGGCCCGGCTGCGGCCGGTCATCACCGGCGAGGGCGGCATCGAGGCGTCGCTGCTGCTGGCGCTGCTGCTGCTGGCGATCGGCCTCGGGTTCAAGATCGCCGCGGTCCCCTTCCACATGTGGACGCCGGACGCCTATCAGGGCGCGCCGACGCCGGTCAGCGGCTACATGTCGGTCGTGCCGAAGGTGGCGGGCTTCGCCGCCATGGCGCGGGTGCTGGTGCAGGCGCTGGGTCCGCTCAGCGACTCCTGGCTCACCCTGATCGCGATCCTGGCGCTGGCCACCATGGTCTACGGCAATGTGGTGGCGATCGCCCAGCGCGACGTCAAGCGTATGCTCGGCTACTCCTCGATCGGCCACACCGGCTACATCCTCGTCGGGCTGGCGGCGTACAGCGGCATGAGCGCGGACGACCGCAGCGTCAGCAGCGTACTCTTCTACCTGTTCAGCTACGCCTTTATGAACATCGGCGCCTTCGGCGTCGTGACGTGGTTGCAGGCGCGTGGCCTCGGGGTGACCCTCGATGACTTCCGCGGCCTGGCGGCGCGCAGCCCGCTGGCGGCGCTCGCCATGACGGTCTTCATGCTGTCGCTGATGGGTCTGCCGCCGCTGCTCGGCTTCTACGCTAAGTACTACGTGATTCTCGCCGCGGTGCAGGTGGGCCTGATCTGGCTGGCCGTGGCGGTTGTGGTCATGAGCGCCGTCTCGGCCTTCTTCTACCTGCGCGTCGTGGCGGTCATGTACTTCAACGAGCCGGTCGGTGACTGGAAGACGCAGCGGACGCCGCTCCTCGGCACCGGGCTGGCACTGATGGCGATCGGCACACTCGTCTTTGGTCTCCTGTCCAGCCCGCTCCTCGACCTCGCCCAGAAGTGGGTGCAGGCGTTCGGCGTGGCGTAG
- a CDS encoding NADH-quinone oxidoreductase subunit J family protein, which yields MSAEVLVFDILGAVAVLAAAGVVLARKPVHSALSLVVSFVNVAAIYVILRAEFLAAAQIIVYTGAILVLVLFVIMLVHPEDLPEFHGGRPIQRVLALILGLVLLGEVLAAILTRTVVGQPGPWSEQAVQAVGGNTQALGQVLYSGYVLPIQATALLLLVATIGALVLARPETPRVRRVARDTLTISLGHPRGADGANGVELPALPAVAGDRIKPETGERELVMAKSGDDFLDQPVWGERRRS from the coding sequence ATGTCTGCTGAGGTCCTGGTATTCGACATTCTGGGGGCGGTGGCCGTGCTGGCAGCGGCCGGCGTCGTGCTGGCGCGCAAGCCGGTCCACAGCGCGCTGTCGCTCGTCGTCAGCTTCGTCAACGTCGCCGCGATCTACGTCATCCTGCGAGCCGAGTTCCTGGCGGCGGCGCAGATCATCGTCTACACGGGCGCCATCCTGGTGCTCGTCCTGTTCGTGATCATGCTCGTTCATCCCGAGGACCTGCCCGAATTCCACGGCGGGCGCCCGATCCAGCGCGTGCTGGCGCTCATCCTCGGCCTGGTCCTGCTGGGTGAGGTGCTGGCCGCAATCCTGACCCGCACCGTCGTCGGGCAGCCGGGCCCCTGGTCGGAGCAGGCGGTCCAGGCTGTCGGCGGGAATACCCAGGCGCTGGGCCAGGTGCTCTACTCCGGCTATGTCTTGCCGATTCAGGCCACCGCGCTGCTGTTGCTGGTGGCCACCATCGGCGCGCTCGTGTTGGCCCGACCCGAAACGCCTCGTGTGCGGCGCGTTGCCCGCGACACGCTGACCATCTCGCTGGGCCACCCGCGCGGCGCCGACGGCGCGAACGGCGTGGAGCTGCCGGCTCTGCCTGCGGTGGCGGGCGACCGGATCAAGCCGGAGACGGGCGAGCGCGAGCTGGTTATGGCCAAGTCTGGTGATGATTTCCTCGATCAACCGGTTTGGGGGGAGCGGCGCCGGTCATGA
- the nuoD gene encoding NADH dehydrogenase (quinone) subunit D produces the protein MVLNMGPQHPSTHGVLRVRLTLEGETITACDPVIGYLHRGVEKIGESKRYAQFTPWTDRTDYVAAPSNNLGYVLAVEKLLGIEAPERAQYWRMIMGELARIASHLVWLGTHALDIGALSMSLYCFRERELILDIFEKFCGARLTTNMMEIGGFSRPIPAGLPEMIRDFLKVFPQRQREYEDLLSANPIWLARTRGVGVIEPDVAINYGLTGACLRGSGVNYDVRKAQPYLLYDRIDFEVPLGTQGDVYDRYLVRMEEMRQSLKIIEQCLDQVPTDGPLKLAESNYVIPPHETVLTTAEDMQRHFIWVIKGFSPPKGEVYMSIEHSKGELGYYIVSDGSPVPYRLRIRTPDFVNLQSLPYLAEGAMLADVVALIGTIDIVLGSVDR, from the coding sequence ATGGTCCTGAATATGGGACCGCAGCACCCGAGCACCCACGGCGTGCTCCGCGTCCGCCTGACGCTCGAGGGTGAGACGATCACCGCCTGCGACCCGGTGATCGGCTACCTGCACCGTGGCGTCGAGAAGATCGGGGAGTCGAAGCGCTACGCGCAGTTCACCCCCTGGACCGACCGCACCGACTACGTCGCGGCGCCCTCCAACAACCTGGGCTACGTGCTGGCGGTCGAGAAGCTCCTGGGGATCGAGGCGCCGGAGCGAGCGCAGTACTGGCGCATGATCATGGGCGAGCTGGCGCGCATTGCCTCGCATCTGGTCTGGCTGGGCACCCACGCGCTCGACATCGGGGCGCTGTCGATGTCGCTCTACTGCTTCCGCGAGCGTGAGCTGATCCTCGACATCTTCGAGAAGTTCTGCGGCGCCCGGCTGACGACCAACATGATGGAGATCGGCGGGTTCTCCCGCCCCATCCCGGCCGGCCTGCCGGAGATGATCCGCGACTTCCTGAAGGTCTTCCCGCAGCGACAGCGCGAATATGAGGACCTCCTCTCGGCCAACCCGATCTGGCTGGCGCGTACACGAGGGGTCGGCGTCATCGAGCCGGATGTGGCGATCAACTATGGGTTGACCGGGGCCTGCCTGCGCGGCTCGGGCGTGAACTACGACGTGCGCAAGGCGCAGCCGTATCTCCTCTACGATCGGATCGACTTCGAAGTGCCGCTCGGCACCCAGGGCGACGTCTACGATCGCTACCTGGTGCGCATGGAGGAGATGCGGCAGTCGCTGAAGATCATTGAGCAGTGCCTGGATCAAGTGCCGACTGACGGCCCGCTGAAGCTGGCGGAGTCCAACTACGTCATCCCGCCGCATGAGACGGTGCTGACGACCGCCGAGGACATGCAGCGGCACTTCATCTGGGTGATCAAGGGCTTCTCGCCGCCGAAGGGCGAGGTCTACATGTCGATCGAGCACTCCAAGGGAGAGCTCGGCTATTACATCGTGAGTGATGGGTCGCCGGTCCCGTACCGGCTGCGGATCCGGACACCGGATTTCGTTAATCTCCAGTCGCTGCCGTACCTGGCCGAAGGGGCCATGCTGGCCGACGTGGTGGCGTTGATCGGCACAATCGACATCGTGCTGGGGTCGGTCGACCGTTAA
- a CDS encoding NuoB/complex I 20 kDa subunit family protein: protein MGVIEDRFERNILTTTVDTVFNWARRSSLWWLQFGLACCAIEMISAAMPRFDLAERFGMLYRASPRQADLMIVAGTVTKKMAPVVRQLYDQMADPKWVISMGSCANVGGPFDTYAVVQGVDQVIPVDVYVPGCPPLPEALYYGVLELQNRVIKYDTIAKKQGVEAAEADRIRAREEAQAALGVRR from the coding sequence ATGGGTGTAATTGAGGACCGGTTCGAGCGAAACATCCTGACGACCACCGTCGATACCGTCTTCAACTGGGCGCGGCGCTCCAGTCTCTGGTGGCTTCAGTTCGGACTGGCCTGCTGTGCCATTGAGATGATCAGCGCGGCGATGCCGCGCTTTGATCTGGCCGAGCGCTTCGGCATGCTCTACCGTGCCTCGCCGCGCCAGGCCGACCTGATGATCGTGGCCGGCACGGTGACGAAGAAGATGGCGCCCGTCGTCCGGCAGCTCTACGACCAGATGGCCGATCCGAAGTGGGTCATCAGCATGGGGAGTTGCGCGAACGTCGGGGGGCCGTTCGACACCTACGCGGTGGTCCAGGGGGTGGATCAGGTGATCCCGGTCGATGTCTACGTGCCGGGCTGCCCGCCCCTGCCTGAGGCGCTGTACTACGGCGTGCTCGAGTTGCAGAACCGCGTGATCAAGTACGACACGATCGCGAAGAAGCAGGGCGTCGAGGCGGCCGAGGCGGACCGCATCCGCGCGCGCGAAGAGGCACAGGCCGCGCTGGGTGTTCGGCGCTAG
- a CDS encoding low affinity iron permease family protein: MRDAFDRLSSRIARMVGSYLAFLVACAVIIIWAASGTWFGFSDTWQLVINTGTTIVTFLMVFLIQATQNRDARATQLKLDELIRAVTDARATFIDIEEGTERDLDTAEAEFRQSRSHDDASGRATARSRRKRAGGD; this comes from the coding sequence ATGCGAGATGCCTTCGACCGCCTCTCAAGCCGCATCGCCAGGATGGTTGGCTCGTACCTGGCGTTCCTGGTGGCCTGTGCTGTCATCATCATCTGGGCCGCCTCCGGCACCTGGTTCGGTTTCAGCGACACCTGGCAACTCGTCATCAATACCGGCACGACCATCGTGACTTTCCTCATGGTCTTCCTCATTCAGGCCACGCAGAACCGGGACGCCCGCGCCACACAACTAAAGCTGGACGAGTTGATCCGCGCGGTGACCGATGCGCGGGCGACGTTCATCGACATCGAAGAGGGTACTGAGCGAGATCTTGACACCGCGGAGGCGGAGTTCCGCCAGAGCCGCAGCCACGACGACGCGTCAGGGAGGGCCACAGCGCGATCGCGCCGGAAGCGCGCCGGTGGGGACTAG
- a CDS encoding NADH-quinone oxidoreductase subunit M, which produces MDGFPILSALTYVPLVGAAIIFFWPKASPQAARWVALGASLVSLALSLVMLAGFDTSASGMQFVERFEWLPALGVSYHFGVDGISVLLIVLSTLLTTIGIVASWSSIQHRVREYMITMLMLETGMLGVFVSLDLFLFYIFWEVMLIPMALLIGVWGSANRVYAAVKFFLYTLAGSLLMLVGIIALYQSYFEQTGIRTLDVLQLQQGNYGYTFQMWVFAAFFIAFAIKVPMWPFHTWLPDAHVEAPTAGSVLLAGVLLKMGGYGLLRFNLPLFPDAARDWAPVIIVLSVIGIIYGALVALVQPDLKKLVAYSSVSHMGFVTLGIFAFNAQGLYGAMIVMLSHGLVTSALFLCVGVIYDRGHTRLISRFGGLATNMPVYASFLGLFTFASLGLPGLSGFVGEFLSILGAFRAERAAGVIAFLVVIFSAWYMLWMYQRVAWQRAPGEPPDANDPEAKLAGDEPRPVMGGAEHGGDVVDPRTFRDVTWREAMTLAPLAVLTIWMGVYPQWFMNFLRTALELVAKPFGGIGF; this is translated from the coding sequence GTGGACGGTTTCCCGATTCTGAGTGCGTTGACCTACGTGCCGCTGGTCGGCGCCGCGATCATCTTCTTTTGGCCGAAGGCGTCGCCGCAGGCGGCCCGCTGGGTCGCGCTGGGGGCGTCGCTGGTGTCGCTCGCCCTGTCGCTCGTGATGCTGGCCGGCTTCGACACCAGTGCGAGCGGCATGCAGTTCGTCGAGCGGTTCGAATGGTTGCCGGCGCTGGGTGTCTCCTACCACTTTGGGGTGGACGGCATCAGCGTCCTGCTGATCGTCCTGAGCACGCTCCTGACGACTATCGGCATCGTGGCCTCCTGGTCCTCGATCCAGCACCGCGTGCGTGAGTACATGATCACCATGCTGATGCTGGAGACGGGGATGCTCGGCGTCTTCGTCAGCCTCGACCTCTTCCTCTTCTACATCTTCTGGGAGGTCATGCTGATCCCGATGGCGCTGTTGATCGGCGTGTGGGGCAGCGCCAACCGGGTCTACGCGGCCGTCAAGTTCTTCCTCTACACCCTGGCCGGCAGCCTCTTGATGCTGGTCGGCATCATCGCGCTCTACCAGTCCTACTTCGAGCAGACGGGCATCCGCACGCTGGACGTGCTGCAGTTGCAGCAGGGCAACTACGGCTACACGTTCCAGATGTGGGTCTTCGCCGCCTTCTTCATCGCCTTCGCGATCAAGGTGCCGATGTGGCCGTTCCACACCTGGCTTCCCGACGCCCACGTTGAGGCGCCGACGGCCGGGTCGGTGCTGCTGGCGGGCGTGCTGCTGAAGATGGGCGGCTATGGTCTGCTCCGCTTCAACCTGCCCCTCTTCCCCGACGCGGCGCGGGACTGGGCGCCGGTGATCATCGTGCTCTCGGTGATCGGCATCATCTACGGCGCACTGGTGGCCCTGGTGCAGCCCGATCTGAAGAAGCTGGTGGCCTACTCCTCGGTCAGCCACATGGGGTTTGTGACCCTGGGCATCTTCGCCTTCAACGCGCAGGGCCTCTACGGCGCGATGATCGTGATGCTCAGCCACGGGCTGGTGACCAGCGCGCTCTTCCTGTGCGTCGGCGTGATCTACGACCGGGGCCATACGCGACTCATCAGCCGCTTCGGCGGCCTGGCGACCAACATGCCGGTCTATGCCTCGTTCCTCGGGCTCTTCACCTTCGCCTCACTCGGGCTGCCCGGGCTGTCCGGCTTCGTTGGCGAGTTCCTCTCGATTCTGGGAGCCTTCCGCGCCGAGCGCGCGGCGGGCGTCATCGCCTTCCTGGTCGTGATCTTCTCCGCCTGGTACATGCTGTGGATGTACCAGCGGGTCGCCTGGCAGCGCGCTCCGGGTGAGCCGCCGGACGCGAACGACCCGGAGGCGAAGCTGGCCGGGGACGAGCCGCGGCCGGTGATGGGCGGTGCCGAGCACGGCGGCGACGTGGTCGACCCGCGCACGTTCCGCGACGTGACGTGGCGCGAGGCCATGACCCTGGCGCCGCTGGCGGTGCTTACGATCTGGATGGGCGTCTACCCGCAGTGGTTTATGAACTTCCTGCGGACGGCGCTCGAGTTGGTGGCGAAGCCGTTCGGCGGGATCGGCTTCTAG
- the nuoL gene encoding NADH-quinone oxidoreductase subunit L translates to MANWLFLIPLAPLAAAVINFLFGRWYIRDRAHWLAILGVATAFAVSVAVFAQVAGDGEAVSQHLFTWIPAGDFQIPVTLTVDQLTAVMLLVVTGVGLLVHIYSVGYMHGDPGFYRFFAYLPLFVFSMLMLVLANNYLLLFFFWEAVGLCSFLLIGFWYRRRSAAQAAKKAFVVNRIGDFGFGLGVMLIFVNLGTLEYAGVFERVASLPQGTVTIIALLLFTGAIGKSAQIPLFVWLPDAMEGPTPVSALIHAATMVTAGIFMVARSWPIFAASPDAMLVVAIIGAATAFVAATIGLTQYDIKKVIAYSTVSQLGYMAFALGVGAWAAAIFHLMTHAFFKGLLFLGAGSVIHAMHDEQDMRHMGGLKKYMPVTYWTFLIGSAANAGILPFAGFWSKDEIIVGAWVGGRPIIAIVGLIAALFTSLYMFRVVFLTFHGEERFDRRHVKPHESPAVMTIPLLILAVGAMLAGFVGFPPENGAFHHFLEPVFSGHGAEAHHVSTATTLTFGAISTAIALAGLGLAYAAYIRGSLNPATIAERFGPLYQLAYRRWYFDEIYETLIVHPLYRLSVWLWRVVDVQIIDGTVNGVAALVSFTAQRWRRVQTGLVANYALAIALGTVIIVGVYLIVGSNLFQ, encoded by the coding sequence ATGGCCAACTGGTTGTTTCTCATTCCACTGGCGCCGCTCGCCGCCGCGGTCATCAACTTTCTCTTCGGCCGCTGGTACATCCGGGACCGGGCCCACTGGCTCGCGATCCTCGGGGTAGCGACCGCATTCGCGGTCAGCGTCGCCGTCTTTGCCCAGGTAGCGGGCGATGGCGAGGCGGTCAGCCAGCATCTCTTCACCTGGATCCCGGCGGGCGACTTCCAGATCCCGGTCACGCTGACCGTTGACCAGTTGACCGCCGTGATGCTGCTGGTCGTCACCGGCGTCGGCCTACTTGTGCACATCTACTCCGTCGGGTACATGCACGGCGACCCCGGCTTCTACCGCTTCTTCGCCTACCTCCCGCTCTTCGTCTTCTCAATGCTGATGCTGGTCCTCGCCAACAACTACCTCCTGCTCTTCTTCTTCTGGGAGGCGGTGGGGCTCTGTTCCTTCCTGCTGATCGGCTTTTGGTACCGGCGGCGCTCGGCGGCGCAAGCGGCGAAGAAGGCGTTCGTCGTCAACCGGATCGGCGACTTCGGCTTCGGCCTGGGTGTCATGCTGATCTTCGTCAACCTGGGCACCCTGGAGTACGCCGGGGTGTTCGAGCGCGTGGCCAGCCTGCCCCAGGGTACGGTGACCATCATCGCGCTGCTGCTGTTCACCGGCGCCATCGGGAAGTCGGCGCAGATTCCGCTCTTCGTCTGGTTGCCGGACGCCATGGAGGGCCCGACGCCGGTCTCGGCGCTGATCCACGCCGCGACGATGGTGACGGCCGGTATCTTCATGGTCGCCCGCTCCTGGCCGATCTTCGCCGCCTCGCCGGATGCGATGCTGGTGGTGGCGATTATCGGCGCGGCGACCGCCTTCGTGGCCGCGACGATCGGGCTGACGCAGTACGACATCAAGAAGGTGATCGCCTACTCGACGGTCAGCCAGCTCGGCTACATGGCCTTCGCGCTGGGCGTCGGGGCCTGGGCCGCGGCCATCTTCCACCTGATGACCCACGCCTTCTTCAAGGGCCTGCTCTTCCTCGGCGCCGGGAGCGTGATCCACGCCATGCACGACGAGCAGGACATGCGCCACATGGGCGGCCTGAAGAAGTACATGCCGGTCACCTATTGGACCTTCCTGATCGGATCGGCGGCCAATGCCGGCATCCTCCCCTTCGCCGGGTTCTGGAGCAAGGATGAAATCATCGTCGGCGCCTGGGTCGGCGGCCGGCCGATCATCGCCATCGTAGGGCTGATCGCGGCGCTCTTCACCTCGCTCTACATGTTCCGGGTCGTGTTCCTCACCTTCCACGGGGAGGAGCGCTTCGACCGGCGCCATGTCAAGCCGCATGAATCGCCGGCCGTGATGACGATCCCGCTGCTGATCCTGGCGGTGGGCGCGATGCTGGCCGGGTTCGTGGGCTTCCCGCCCGAGAACGGCGCCTTCCATCACTTCCTTGAGCCGGTCTTCAGCGGCCACGGCGCCGAGGCGCACCACGTCTCGACGGCGACCACCCTGACGTTCGGCGCCATCTCGACGGCGATCGCCCTGGCAGGGCTCGGCCTGGCCTACGCGGCGTACATCCGCGGCTCGCTCAACCCGGCGACGATCGCGGAGCGGTTCGGCCCGCTCTATCAACTCGCGTATCGCCGGTGGTACTTCGACGAGATCTACGAGACCCTGATCGTGCACCCGCTCTACCGGTTGTCGGTCTGGCTGTGGCGGGTGGTGGACGTGCAGATCATCGACGGCACGGTCAATGGCGTGGCCGCGCTGGTGAGCTTCACCGCGCAGCGCTGGCGGCGGGTCCAGACCGGTCTGGTGGCGAACTACGCGCTCGCCATCGCGCTCGGGACCGTGATCATCGTCGGGGTCTACCTGATCGTCGGTAGCAACCTGTTCCAGTAG
- a CDS encoding NADH-quinone oxidoreductase subunit C, translated as MSEERQIAAVPRSEPWSDTGYWGPTNPDEHPAVRAVREQFPDAYISAYSFRDEMTIRVERPRFRDVIQFLRDHPDLQYTMLSDETAVDMLRLRPDPRFDVLAQLYSIRRRWRLRVKCGVNDGEVVPSLVPVFAAAGWLEREVYDMFGIVFEGHPDLRRILLPEDWDEGHPLRKDYPLRGYREYVQPGFEAPAPRVRSRLRRP; from the coding sequence GTGTCTGAAGAACGGCAGATCGCCGCGGTACCCCGGTCAGAACCCTGGAGCGACACAGGGTACTGGGGTCCGACCAACCCCGATGAACACCCAGCGGTCCGCGCCGTACGCGAACAGTTCCCCGACGCCTACATCTCCGCCTACTCGTTCCGCGACGAGATGACGATCCGCGTCGAGCGCCCGCGCTTTCGGGACGTGATCCAGTTCCTGCGCGATCACCCCGACCTGCAGTACACGATGCTGTCCGACGAGACGGCCGTCGACATGCTGCGGCTGCGGCCCGATCCGCGCTTCGACGTGTTGGCGCAGCTCTACTCGATCCGCCGTCGCTGGCGGCTGCGGGTCAAGTGCGGGGTCAACGACGGGGAGGTCGTCCCCTCGCTGGTGCCGGTCTTCGCCGCGGCGGGCTGGCTGGAGCGCGAGGTCTACGACATGTTCGGCATCGTCTTCGAGGGACATCCGGATCTGCGCCGCATCCTGCTCCCCGAGGACTGGGACGAGGGGCACCCGCTGCGCAAGGACTACCCGCTGCGCGGCTACCGCGAGTATGTGCAGCCCGGGTTCGAGGCGCCCGCGCCGCGTGTCCGCTCGAGACTTCGGAGGCCGTAG